A window of Novosphingobium terrae contains these coding sequences:
- a CDS encoding SAM-dependent methyltransferase, protein MTYVIEAIGHVRGGRAAPTDDDWGQSRCIIELDAERFEPAALAGLDGFSHAEVIFLFDKVPPEKIETGARHPRGRADWPLTGIFAQRGKNRPNRLGVTVCRIVAVEGRALHVEGLDAIDGTPVIDIKPVMQEFLPRGTIRQPDWVTELMSAYW, encoded by the coding sequence ATGACTTATGTGATCGAAGCCATCGGCCATGTGCGCGGCGGCCGCGCCGCTCCAACCGACGATGACTGGGGCCAGAGCCGCTGCATCATCGAGCTGGATGCCGAACGCTTCGAACCTGCTGCTCTGGCCGGGCTGGACGGTTTCAGCCATGCCGAGGTGATCTTCCTGTTCGACAAGGTGCCGCCCGAAAAGATCGAAACCGGCGCGCGCCATCCCCGAGGCCGCGCGGACTGGCCGCTGACCGGCATCTTCGCGCAGAGGGGCAAGAACCGGCCCAACCGTCTGGGGGTCACCGTCTGCCGGATCGTGGCGGTGGAAGGCAGGGCGCTGCATGTCGAGGGGCTCGATGCCATCGACGGCACGCCGGTGATCGACATCAAGCCGGTGATGCAAGAATTCCTGCCGCGCGGCACCATCCGCCAGCCCGACTGGGTGACCGAGTTGATGAGCGCCTATTGGTAA
- a CDS encoding metallophosphoesterase family protein yields MAYPTSAPLDLPDESDAADVVYAIGDLHGRLDLLEAMEAAIHADIATYPSARALICYLGDYIDRGPHSSRVIDRLCRPFADGVRRIFLKGNHEDRMIDFLHHPDENGPSWMQFGGLQALESYGIIVAGDPAQQDWPQLRDRLFAAMPTEHHGFLSDLGLGMIWRGYVFVHAGLRPGVPLEAQAPHDLMWIREPFLSSDHDWGRIVVHGHVIVKAPQYRTNRIGIDTGAYRSNCLTCLVCDETGHRILQVRG; encoded by the coding sequence ATGGCCTATCCCACATCCGCCCCGCTCGACCTTCCTGACGAAAGCGACGCGGCGGATGTGGTCTACGCCATCGGCGATCTGCACGGGCGGCTGGATCTGCTTGAGGCCATGGAGGCCGCAATCCATGCGGACATCGCCACATACCCCTCGGCGCGCGCCCTGATCTGCTATCTGGGCGACTACATCGATCGTGGCCCCCATTCCTCGCGGGTGATCGACCGCCTGTGCCGGCCCTTTGCCGACGGGGTGCGGCGCATCTTCCTCAAAGGCAATCACGAGGACAGGATGATCGATTTCCTGCATCATCCTGATGAGAACGGACCGTCATGGATGCAGTTCGGGGGTCTGCAGGCTCTGGAAAGCTATGGCATCATCGTCGCGGGCGATCCGGCGCAGCAGGATTGGCCGCAGCTCCGCGACCGCCTGTTCGCAGCGATGCCTACCGAGCATCATGGCTTCCTCTCCGATCTGGGGCTCGGCATGATCTGGCGCGGCTATGTCTTCGTGCATGCCGGGCTGCGCCCCGGCGTGCCGCTCGAAGCGCAGGCCCCTCATGATCTGATGTGGATTCGTGAGCCCTTCCTCAGCAGCGATCACGATTGGGGGCGGATCGTCGTGCATGGCCATGTCATCGTGAAGGCGCCGCAATACCGCACCAACCGCATCGGCATCGACACCGGCGCCTATCGCTCAAACTGCCTGACCTGTCTGGTGTGCGATGAAACGGGCCATCGCATTCTGCAGGTCCGGGGATGA
- a CDS encoding MgtC/SapB family protein — MISDWDIALRLAAAALFGSLIGFERERLLWAAGVRTHMLVSVGSCLLIIVSAYGFQHALEMPHVVLDPSRIAAQVVTGVGFLGAGSIMMRGNSVRGLTTAASVWSVAAIGLAAGGGLYVAAGLTTALILLILVGVKPLEEAYRARVQSAVLVIHAETNVLGVEDVKRILGVRGGQIKRLITTPDVTTPDGEDVAKTTVHLVRVSRRDIRSGVARMKEEPGVHAVETKSAK; from the coding sequence ATGATCAGTGATTGGGATATCGCCCTGCGTCTAGCCGCGGCCGCGCTGTTCGGCAGCCTGATCGGCTTCGAGCGCGAGCGCCTGCTCTGGGCCGCCGGGGTGCGCACCCATATGCTGGTCAGCGTCGGTTCCTGCCTGCTGATCATCGTTTCGGCCTATGGCTTTCAGCATGCGCTGGAGATGCCGCATGTGGTGCTCGATCCCTCGCGGATCGCGGCGCAGGTGGTGACCGGGGTCGGCTTTCTGGGGGCAGGATCGATCATGATGCGCGGCAATTCGGTGCGCGGCCTGACCACTGCGGCAAGCGTATGGAGCGTGGCCGCCATCGGCCTTGCGGCGGGTGGCGGGCTCTATGTCGCGGCGGGGCTGACGACGGCGCTGATCCTGCTGATCCTGGTGGGCGTCAAGCCGCTGGAAGAGGCCTATCGCGCCCGCGTGCAGAGCGCCGTGCTGGTGATCCACGCCGAAACCAATGTGCTGGGCGTGGAGGATGTCAAACGCATTCTGGGCGTGCGCGGAGGGCAGATCAAGCGCCTGATCACCACCCCGGACGTGACCACGCCGGATGGCGAGGATGTGGCCAAAACCACCGTCCATCTCGTCCGGGTGTCCCGGCGCGACATCCGCTCAGGCGTGGCCCGGATGAAGGAGGAACCGGGCGTCCATGCCGTGGAAACCAAATCCGCAAAATGA
- a CDS encoding NUDIX hydrolase, which produces MTSRGKGHWIIPKGKVKPGKSAAVSAQEEVYEEAGARGTLDQAPLARFDLPLRGTDTHEQMQIFALEIEVLALTWPEMFQRRRRWASLAEALELVRMPHLRKALKNFATVMAPMV; this is translated from the coding sequence GTGACGTCGCGCGGGAAGGGGCACTGGATCATCCCCAAGGGCAAGGTGAAGCCGGGCAAGAGCGCTGCCGTCTCCGCGCAGGAAGAGGTCTATGAGGAGGCCGGCGCGCGCGGCACGCTGGATCAGGCTCCGCTGGCGCGCTTCGACCTGCCGCTGCGTGGAACCGACACGCATGAGCAAATGCAGATCTTCGCGCTGGAGATTGAGGTTCTGGCCCTGACATGGCCCGAAATGTTCCAGCGCCGGCGCCGCTGGGCCAGCCTCGCCGAAGCGCTGGAGCTGGTCAGAATGCCGCATTTGCGCAAGGCACTGAAGAACTTCGCCACAGTCATGGCGCCGATGGTCTGA
- a CDS encoding alpha/beta fold hydrolase, producing the protein MDHHPTYRSVDVDGFDIFYREAGDPAKPTILLLHGFPSSSHMFRELIPLLADHFHLVAPDLPGFGRSAFPAQGSFHYSFETIAHKIERFTEIIGLQRFAIYIFDYGAPTGLRMALSHPERITAIISQNGNAYDDGFGTVWEPIQRYWRDPSRANREALRGELGTEGIRQQYVHGVPDPSLISPDGWTLDACYTQRPGIDDIMLDLFRDYRTNAALYPDFQRYFRDHKPPLLAIWGKNDPIFVPAGALAFKRDLPDAQVHLLDTGHFALETHAVEIATRITTFLSA; encoded by the coding sequence ATGGACCATCATCCGACCTATCGATCCGTCGATGTCGATGGCTTCGACATCTTCTACCGCGAAGCGGGCGACCCCGCCAAGCCGACCATCCTGCTGCTGCACGGCTTCCCCAGCTCCAGCCATATGTTCCGCGAGCTGATCCCCCTGCTGGCCGACCACTTCCATCTGGTGGCGCCCGATCTGCCCGGCTTTGGCCGCTCGGCCTTTCCGGCGCAGGGCAGTTTTCACTACAGCTTTGAAACCATCGCCCACAAGATCGAGCGTTTCACCGAGATCATCGGCCTGCAGCGCTTCGCCATCTATATTTTCGACTATGGCGCGCCCACCGGCCTGCGCATGGCGCTGAGCCATCCGGAGCGCATCACCGCCATCATCTCGCAGAACGGCAATGCCTATGATGATGGCTTCGGCACGGTGTGGGAGCCGATCCAGCGCTATTGGCGCGATCCCAGCCGGGCCAACCGTGAGGCCTTGCGCGGCGAACTGGGCACGGAAGGCATCCGCCAGCAATATGTCCATGGCGTGCCGGACCCCAGCCTGATCTCGCCCGATGGCTGGACGCTGGACGCCTGTTACACCCAGCGCCCCGGCATTGACGACATCATGCTCGACCTGTTCCGCGACTATCGCACCAATGCCGCGCTCTACCCCGATTTCCAGCGCTATTTCCGCGACCACAAGCCCCCCCTGCTGGCGATCTGGGGCAAGAACGATCCGATCTTCGTTCCGGCGGGTGCGCTGGCCTTCAAGCGGGATCTGCCCGATGCGCAGGTGCATTTGCTCGACACCGGGCATTTCGCTCTGGAAACCCATGCCGTCGAGATTGCCACGCGCATCACCACCTTCCTGAGCGCCTGA
- a CDS encoding aromatic ring-hydroxylating dioxygenase subunit alpha, protein MSFVKNAWYMAGWASELGQAPRAITMLNEPVVLFRGEDGVAGALLDVCPHRAVPLSLGTVTGNHIVCPYHGIELDRGAVCRKNPHIQGAPDRLKGRAYPIEERHGMLWIWPGDAALADPEQIPDYSWFNAPEKFTTGRGYLHIQADYRLVIDNLLDLAHADYIHPGTVGQPGAAEVQQVTVLREGNSVSVNAIWPDLPPSALHKRAWTRTERVDKYLDMKWLPASNLLLDLGIMAPGTPRETGIRTPAAHILTPETENSTHYYWISARDFDLANEELTAHLVGVINRAFLTEDKPIIEAAQRNIERTGATLVNFTKGDAGSAMVRRDLDKLAAQE, encoded by the coding sequence ATGAGTTTCGTGAAAAACGCCTGGTATATGGCCGGCTGGGCGAGCGAATTGGGGCAGGCGCCCCGCGCCATCACCATGCTCAACGAACCGGTGGTGCTGTTTCGCGGCGAAGATGGTGTGGCGGGCGCACTGCTGGACGTCTGCCCGCATCGCGCTGTGCCGCTCAGCCTTGGCACGGTGACGGGCAATCACATCGTCTGCCCCTATCACGGCATCGAACTGGATCGCGGCGCCGTCTGCCGCAAGAACCCGCATATTCAGGGCGCCCCCGACCGGTTGAAAGGCCGCGCCTATCCCATCGAGGAACGCCATGGCATGCTCTGGATCTGGCCCGGAGACGCCGCTCTGGCCGACCCCGAACAGATCCCCGATTACAGCTGGTTCAACGCGCCGGAAAAGTTCACCACCGGGCGCGGCTATCTGCATATTCAGGCCGATTACCGTCTGGTGATCGACAATCTGCTCGATCTCGCCCATGCCGATTACATCCACCCCGGCACGGTGGGCCAGCCGGGCGCCGCCGAGGTGCAGCAGGTCACCGTGCTGCGCGAGGGCAACAGCGTCTCGGTCAACGCCATCTGGCCCGACCTGCCGCCCAGCGCCCTGCACAAGCGCGCCTGGACCCGGACCGAGCGGGTGGACAAATATCTCGACATGAAATGGCTGCCCGCCAGCAATCTGCTGCTGGATCTGGGCATCATGGCGCCGGGCACGCCGCGGGAAACCGGCATCCGCACCCCCGCCGCCCATATCCTGACCCCCGAGACCGAAAACTCCACCCACTATTACTGGATCTCGGCCCGCGATTTCGATCTAGCGAATGAGGAGCTGACCGCGCATCTGGTGGGCGTGATCAACCGCGCCTTCCTCACCGAGGACAAGCCGATCATCGAAGCCGCCCAGCGCAACATCGAGCGCACCGGCGCCACTTTGGTGAACTTCACCAAGGGCGATGCGGGCTCCGCCATGGTGCGCCGCGATCTGGACAAACTCGCCGCTCAGGAATGA
- a CDS encoding FAD-dependent monooxygenase, with protein sequence MERVELDTQVAIVGAGPAGLAAAIELGSRGIACVLLERTERGGYAPRAKTTHTRAREHMRRWGIAGRLADEAPFGVDYPSNVSFVTRLGGKMIKQFPDALQCSPQRDERWSEHSQWIPQYKVEKVMREHVATLPDVDLRFGSDYLDFTQDEDAVTLRYRTVADGSEHTLRAAFLIGADGARSRVRENIGAKMIGTYGLSRNYNIIFRAPGLAEAHQNGPAVMYWQVNPEAPSLIGPMDRDDLWFFMPSDIGPDVTYSDEEAVAAIKASTGIDIPLEVLSSDEWVASRLLADRYRQGRVFLSGDACHLHPPFGGFGMNMGISDSVDLGWKIAAILQGWGGPGLLDSYEAERRPAHEHVLEEASSNHAVLPNLLLRPHLEEDSPEGEAERAEVAGIVAKAKHKEFFSPGVVLGFCYQTSPVIVDDGTSAQWQRSNEYTPMAIPGCLAPHRWLDETTSLYDRFGAGMTLLVLAPDRYDDIAAARDEAQESGTPLTIVALPREDLRAAYDEPLALIRPDQHVAWRGKCWPRGTDLLKHVTGRAG encoded by the coding sequence ATGGAGCGGGTGGAACTTGATACGCAGGTCGCCATTGTGGGGGCCGGCCCGGCGGGGCTGGCGGCGGCCATCGAACTGGGATCGCGCGGGATCGCCTGCGTCTTGCTGGAGCGCACCGAACGCGGCGGCTATGCGCCCCGCGCCAAGACCACGCATACGCGTGCCCGCGAACATATGCGCCGCTGGGGCATTGCCGGGCGGCTGGCGGATGAGGCGCCCTTTGGCGTCGATTATCCCAGCAATGTCAGCTTTGTCACCCGGCTTGGCGGCAAGATGATCAAGCAGTTTCCCGATGCGCTGCAATGTTCGCCGCAGCGTGATGAGCGCTGGTCCGAACACAGCCAGTGGATTCCGCAATATAAGGTGGAAAAGGTGATGCGTGAGCATGTCGCCACGCTGCCCGATGTGGATCTGCGCTTCGGCAGCGACTATCTCGACTTCACGCAGGATGAGGACGCGGTCACGCTGCGCTATCGCACCGTGGCCGATGGCAGCGAACACACATTGCGCGCCGCCTTCCTGATCGGTGCCGATGGCGCACGCAGCCGGGTGCGTGAGAACATCGGCGCGAAGATGATCGGCACCTATGGCCTTTCGCGCAATTACAACATCATCTTCCGCGCGCCCGGTCTGGCCGAAGCGCATCAGAATGGCCCCGCCGTGATGTATTGGCAGGTCAATCCCGAGGCGCCCTCGCTGATCGGCCCGATGGACCGGGACGATCTGTGGTTCTTCATGCCCAGCGATATCGGCCCGGATGTGACCTACAGCGATGAGGAAGCCGTGGCCGCGATCAAGGCCAGCACCGGCATCGATATCCCGCTGGAGGTCTTGAGTTCCGACGAATGGGTGGCCAGCCGCCTCTTGGCCGACCGTTATCGGCAGGGCCGGGTGTTCCTCTCGGGCGATGCCTGCCATCTGCATCCGCCCTTCGGCGGCTTCGGCATGAACATGGGCATTTCCGACTCGGTCGATCTGGGCTGGAAGATCGCGGCGATCCTGCAGGGCTGGGGCGGTCCCGGCCTGCTCGACAGCTATGAGGCCGAGCGGCGCCCGGCCCATGAGCATGTGCTGGAAGAAGCCTCCTCCAACCATGCCGTGCTGCCCAATCTGCTGCTGCGCCCGCATCTGGAGGAAGACAGCCCGGAGGGCGAGGCCGAGCGCGCGGAGGTGGCGGGCATCGTCGCCAAGGCCAAGCACAAGGAGTTTTTCTCGCCCGGCGTGGTGCTGGGCTTCTGCTATCAGACCTCGCCGGTGATCGTGGACGATGGCACGAGCGCGCAGTGGCAGCGCTCCAATGAGTATACGCCCATGGCGATCCCGGGCTGCCTTGCGCCGCATCGCTGGCTGGATGAGACGACCTCGCTCTATGACCGGTTCGGGGCGGGGATGACCCTGCTGGTGCTGGCGCCCGACCGGTATGACGACATCGCCGCCGCGCGTGACGAGGCGCAGGAAAGCGGCACGCCGCTGACCATCGTGGCGCTGCCGCGCGAGGATCTGCGTGCGGCCTATGATGAGCCGCTGGCGCTGATCCGCCCGGATCAGCATGTGGCCTGGCGCGGCAAATGTTGGCCCAGAGGCACGGATCTTCTCAAGCATGTGACGGGTCGCGCAGGATAG
- a CDS encoding LysR family transcriptional regulator, whose protein sequence is MDRFEAMSVLIEVVEQGSLSAAGRTLRMPLPTVSRKISDLEVLLGTKLLIRSTRRLTLTDAGETYVAAARRLLDDLRAAEQEAAGEMLAPRGDLVVTAPVMFGRLHVLPVVTAFLGLYPQINVSLMLGDRNLTFGDDPVDMAVRIGALADSSLVATKLGTMRSLVCASPRLFERHPRPARPADITGLPCILNDTAMNRGGWAFRSPETGATLNVDCHPRLRVSTAEAAMEAAREGVGLVRLFHYQVADALADGLLEAVLEDFETPPVPVHVVHAPRGRLPLKMRCFMDHAVPQLRRRLARL, encoded by the coding sequence ATGGACCGGTTCGAAGCGATGTCCGTTCTGATCGAGGTGGTGGAGCAGGGCAGCCTGTCAGCCGCCGGGCGCACGCTGCGCATGCCGCTGCCCACGGTGAGCCGCAAGATCAGCGATCTGGAGGTGCTGCTGGGTACGAAACTGCTGATCCGCAGTACGCGGCGGCTGACGCTGACCGATGCCGGCGAAACCTATGTCGCGGCGGCGCGGCGCCTGCTCGACGATCTGCGCGCCGCCGAGCAGGAGGCCGCCGGGGAGATGCTGGCCCCGCGCGGCGATCTGGTGGTGACCGCGCCCGTGATGTTCGGGCGGCTGCATGTGTTGCCGGTGGTAACGGCCTTTCTGGGGCTCTATCCGCAGATCAATGTTAGCCTGATGCTGGGCGATCGCAATCTGACCTTCGGCGACGATCCGGTGGATATGGCGGTGCGGATCGGCGCTCTGGCGGACAGCAGTCTGGTGGCGACGAAGCTCGGCACGATGCGCAGTCTGGTCTGCGCTAGCCCGCGCCTGTTCGAGCGGCACCCCCGGCCAGCCCGGCCTGCCGACATCACGGGTCTGCCCTGCATCCTCAACGATACGGCGATGAACCGGGGCGGCTGGGCATTTCGATCACCGGAGACCGGCGCGACGCTCAATGTGGATTGCCACCCCCGCCTGCGCGTCTCGACCGCCGAGGCCGCAATGGAAGCTGCAAGAGAGGGCGTGGGGCTGGTGCGGCTGTTCCATTATCAGGTTGCCGATGCGCTGGCGGATGGATTGCTGGAAGCGGTGCTGGAGGATTTCGAAACGCCGCCCGTGCCCGTCCATGTGGTGCATGCGCCGCGCGGGCGGCTGCCGCTGAAGATGCGTTGCTTTATGGATCATGCGGTGCCGCAATTGCGGCGGCGACTGGCGCGGTTGTGA
- a CDS encoding fumarylacetoacetate hydrolase family protein — MKLLRYEQAGAIHLGVLKEDKIIPLDGLAGDYPSMLSIVSGGDAALAAVRKVLEAGANGVALSAVQLITPIERPGKYLAIGMNYGKHLEESDKLGVARSAYQIWFNKQTTCVSGPYDDIVTGNTQQLDYEVELGMVIGKAAKNVSAADARKHIFGYVVANDVSARDYQFHAQTMMMGKSFDTHGPIGPWIVTDDEIADPQALDLRCFVNGEERQSSNTALMLNKLWDQIAYLSSAFTLEPGDLIATGTPEGVGIGRDPKVFLQPGDVVRCEIEGIGAIENTVVA, encoded by the coding sequence ATGAAGCTGCTGCGTTACGAACAGGCCGGAGCGATCCATCTGGGTGTGCTGAAGGAGGACAAGATCATTCCGCTCGACGGGTTGGCTGGCGACTATCCCTCCATGCTTTCCATCGTGAGCGGTGGCGATGCCGCGCTGGCAGCGGTACGCAAGGTGCTGGAAGCAGGCGCCAACGGCGTTGCGCTGAGCGCGGTGCAGCTGATCACGCCGATCGAACGCCCCGGCAAATATCTGGCCATCGGCATGAATTACGGCAAGCATCTGGAGGAATCGGACAAGCTCGGCGTCGCGCGTTCGGCCTATCAGATCTGGTTCAACAAGCAGACCACCTGCGTTTCGGGCCCTTATGACGATATCGTCACCGGCAACACGCAGCAGCTCGATTACGAGGTGGAGCTGGGGATGGTGATCGGCAAAGCGGCCAAGAACGTCTCCGCCGCCGATGCCCGCAAGCATATCTTCGGCTATGTGGTGGCCAATGATGTTTCGGCGCGCGACTATCAGTTCCACGCCCAGACCATGATGATGGGCAAAAGCTTCGACACCCATGGCCCGATCGGCCCGTGGATCGTCACCGATGATGAAATCGCCGATCCGCAGGCGCTGGACCTGCGCTGTTTCGTCAATGGCGAGGAGCGTCAGTCGAGCAACACCGCCCTGATGCTCAACAAGCTGTGGGACCAGATCGCCTATCTCTCCAGCGCCTTCACGCTGGAGCCGGGCGATCTGATCGCCACCGGCACGCCCGAGGGCGTGGGCATCGGGCGCGATCCCAAGGTCTTCCTGCAGCCCGGCGATGTGGTGCGCTGCGAGATCGAGGGCATCGGCGCCATCGAGAACACCGTCGTCGCCTGA